A window of the Bradyrhizobium ottawaense genome harbors these coding sequences:
- a CDS encoding VOC family protein, which yields MGVSVGVLDHFNIRTRNLADTVRFYEDVMGLEKGPRPNFAFPGAWMYSEGKAVVHLVDISKTDEPQKPGSGVVHHVAFASSGFDGMKKRLESKGMKYDSRQVPGGDLWQIFVDDPNGVMIELNYEAAKEGGVTAPAETREDIGAR from the coding sequence ATGGGCGTCAGCGTGGGCGTGCTCGACCATTTCAATATCCGGACCCGGAATCTTGCCGACACGGTCCGGTTCTATGAGGACGTGATGGGGCTGGAAAAGGGTCCCCGGCCCAACTTCGCCTTCCCGGGCGCCTGGATGTACAGCGAGGGCAAGGCGGTGGTGCATCTGGTCGATATTTCCAAGACCGACGAGCCGCAGAAGCCGGGTTCCGGCGTGGTCCACCACGTCGCGTTTGCCAGCTCCGGGTTTGACGGCATGAAGAAGCGGCTGGAATCCAAGGGTATGAAGTATGACTCCCGGCAGGTTCCCGGCGGCGATCTCTGGCAGATCTTCGTCGATGACCCCAACGGGGTCATGATCGAACTGAATTACGAGGCGGCCAAGGAAGGCGGCGTCACGGCGCCAGCCGAGACCCGGGAAGATATCGGGGCGAGGTAG
- a CDS encoding DUF1289 domain-containing protein gives MSKETPCIAVCMMDPRTKLCFGCGRTLPEIARWHKMDSAERLAVMAGLATRMAKAGLEPMAPQPKRG, from the coding sequence ATGAGCAAAGAAACGCCGTGTATCGCAGTCTGTATGATGGACCCCAGGACCAAGCTCTGCTTCGGCTGCGGACGAACGCTTCCGGAGATCGCGCGCTGGCACAAGATGGACAGCGCGGAGCGGTTGGCCGTGATGGCGGGGCTGGCAACGCGCATGGCGAAGGCGGGCCTCGAACCGATGGCACCACAGCCCAAGCGCGGCTGA
- the moaA gene encoding GTP 3',8-cyclase MoaA produces the protein MSGPALSSPDLLLRPMVDPFGRTIRYLRVSVTDRCDLRCFYCMSEDMTFLPKADLLTLEELDRLCTAFVAKGVRKIRLTGGEPLVRRNVMTLVRSLSRHLGSGALDELTLTTNGSQLARFAGELRDCGVRRINVSLDTLDAAKFRAITRWGDLDKVLAGIEAARAAGLAVKINAVALKNMNEEEIPSLMQWAHGKGMALTLIEVMPMGDIGEGRIDQYVPLSLVRARLAKQYTLTDLDDDTGGPARYVRIAETGGKLGFITPMTHNFCESCNRVRITCTGTLHTCLGHEDASDLRRPLRASVDNDLLSAAIDRAIGLKPKGHDFIIDRRHNRPSVSRHMSVTGG, from the coding sequence ATGAGCGGACCTGCGTTGAGTTCTCCCGATCTGTTGCTCCGTCCGATGGTCGATCCGTTCGGGCGGACCATCCGCTATCTGCGCGTGTCGGTCACCGATCGCTGCGATCTGCGCTGCTTCTACTGCATGTCCGAGGACATGACGTTCCTGCCCAAGGCGGATTTGCTGACGCTCGAGGAGCTCGACCGGCTGTGCACGGCCTTCGTCGCCAAGGGCGTACGCAAGATCCGCCTCACCGGCGGCGAACCGCTGGTCCGGCGCAATGTGATGACGCTGGTGCGCTCGCTGTCGCGGCATCTCGGATCCGGCGCGCTCGATGAACTGACGCTGACCACCAACGGCTCGCAACTGGCGCGCTTCGCCGGCGAACTGCGCGACTGCGGCGTGCGCCGTATCAACGTTTCCCTGGATACGCTCGACGCGGCGAAATTCCGCGCCATCACCCGCTGGGGCGATCTCGACAAGGTGCTTGCCGGCATCGAAGCCGCGCGCGCCGCGGGCCTGGCGGTGAAGATCAACGCGGTGGCGCTGAAGAACATGAACGAGGAGGAAATCCCCTCGCTAATGCAATGGGCGCACGGCAAGGGCATGGCGCTGACCCTGATCGAAGTGATGCCGATGGGCGATATCGGCGAAGGCCGCATCGACCAGTACGTGCCGCTGTCGCTGGTGCGCGCGCGCCTCGCCAAGCAATACACGCTGACCGACCTCGACGACGATACCGGCGGCCCTGCCCGCTATGTCCGGATCGCCGAGACCGGCGGCAAGCTCGGCTTCATCACGCCGATGACCCATAATTTCTGCGAGTCCTGTAACCGGGTACGGATCACCTGCACCGGAACCCTGCACACCTGCCTCGGGCACGAGGATGCCTCCGATTTGCGCAGGCCGTTGCGGGCATCTGTCGACAACGACCTGCTCTCGGCCGCGATCGATCGCGCCATCGGCCTGAAGCCGAAGGGCCACGACTTCATCATCGATCGCCGGCATAACCGCCCGAGCGTCAGCCGCCACATGAGCGTGACCGGCGGCTGA
- a CDS encoding NAD(P)-dependent oxidoreductase produces the protein MAKVAFLGLGVMGFPMAGHLAKKGGHEVTVYNRTAAKAKEWADKFGGRTAATPKAAAEGQDFVMCCVGNDNDLRAVTTGAEGAFAGMKKGAVFVDHTTASAEVARELDAAATKAGFKFIDAPVSGGQAGAENGVLTVMCGGKDDAYASAEPVIAAYARMCKLLGPAGSGQLTKMVNQICIAGLVQGLSEGIHFAKKSGLDVAAVIETISKGAAQSWQMENRYKTMNDGKFDFGFAVEWMRKDLSICIAEARRNGANLPVTALVDQFYSEVEKMGGKRWDTSSLLARLQR, from the coding sequence ATGGCTAAAGTCGCTTTTCTCGGTCTCGGCGTCATGGGTTTCCCGATGGCAGGACATCTGGCGAAAAAAGGCGGCCACGAGGTGACCGTGTACAACCGCACCGCAGCCAAGGCGAAGGAATGGGCCGACAAGTTCGGCGGCCGCACCGCTGCCACGCCGAAGGCCGCCGCCGAAGGCCAGGACTTTGTGATGTGCTGCGTCGGCAACGACAATGACCTGCGCGCCGTCACGACAGGCGCCGAAGGCGCCTTCGCCGGCATGAAGAAGGGCGCCGTATTCGTCGACCACACCACCGCTTCGGCCGAAGTCGCCCGCGAACTCGACGCCGCCGCCACGAAGGCCGGCTTCAAGTTCATCGACGCGCCGGTGTCCGGCGGACAGGCCGGCGCTGAAAACGGCGTGCTGACCGTGATGTGCGGCGGCAAGGACGACGCCTATGCCAGCGCCGAACCTGTCATCGCGGCCTATGCGCGGATGTGCAAGCTGCTCGGACCCGCGGGAAGCGGCCAGCTGACCAAGATGGTCAACCAGATCTGCATCGCCGGCCTGGTCCAGGGCCTTTCCGAAGGCATTCACTTCGCCAAGAAATCCGGCCTCGACGTTGCGGCCGTGATCGAGACCATCTCGAAGGGCGCCGCGCAGTCCTGGCAGATGGAAAACCGCTACAAGACCATGAACGACGGCAAGTTCGACTTCGGCTTCGCGGTCGAATGGATGCGCAAGGACCTGTCGATCTGCATCGCCGAGGCCCGCCGCAACGGCGCCAACCTGCCGGTGACCGCGCTGGTCGATCAGTTCTATTCCGAAGTCGAGAAGATGGGCGGCAAGCGCTGGGATACGTCGAGCCTGCTGGCACGGCTGCAGCGCTGA
- a CDS encoding TRAP transporter substrate-binding protein, with product MKRRDFLKVSAAGAAATAVASPAIAQSSPEIKWRMTSSFPKSLDTIYGGAEQVSKYVAEMTDNKFQIQVFAAGEIVPGLQALDATSNGTVEMCHTVSYYYVGKDPTFAIYASVPFGLNARQQNSWWYQGGGMELGNEFFKKFGVIGFPCGNTGTQMGGWFRKEIKTVADLSGLKFRIGGIAGQVLQKVGVVPQQLAGGDIYPALEKGTIDAAEWVGPYDDEKLGFAKVAKYYYYPGFWEGGPMVHAFTNLEKWNSLPKNYQAILTNAMANANSWMAARYDMQNPTALKRLVAGGTQLRPFTNEVLEACLKATNELWGELSAKNADFKKSIDAMQAYRSDQYLWWQVAEYTFDTFMIRSRTRG from the coding sequence ATGAAGCGTCGTGATTTTTTGAAGGTTTCTGCGGCCGGTGCTGCCGCGACGGCCGTTGCCTCGCCGGCCATCGCGCAATCGTCCCCTGAGATCAAGTGGCGCATGACGTCGAGCTTCCCGAAATCGCTCGACACCATCTACGGCGGCGCCGAGCAGGTGTCGAAATACGTCGCCGAAATGACCGACAACAAGTTCCAGATCCAGGTGTTCGCAGCCGGCGAAATCGTTCCCGGACTGCAGGCGCTCGACGCGACCTCCAACGGCACCGTCGAGATGTGCCACACCGTTTCCTACTACTATGTCGGCAAGGACCCGACGTTTGCGATCTACGCCTCGGTGCCGTTCGGCCTGAATGCGCGCCAGCAGAACTCCTGGTGGTACCAGGGCGGCGGCATGGAGCTCGGCAACGAGTTCTTCAAGAAATTCGGCGTGATCGGCTTTCCCTGCGGCAACACCGGCACCCAGATGGGCGGCTGGTTCCGCAAGGAGATCAAGACGGTTGCCGATCTCTCCGGGCTTAAATTCCGCATCGGCGGCATCGCCGGGCAGGTGCTGCAGAAGGTCGGCGTCGTGCCGCAGCAGCTCGCCGGCGGCGACATCTATCCGGCGCTCGAAAAGGGCACCATCGACGCCGCCGAGTGGGTCGGACCGTATGACGACGAGAAGCTCGGCTTCGCCAAGGTCGCGAAGTACTACTACTACCCGGGCTTCTGGGAAGGCGGGCCGATGGTCCATGCCTTCACCAACCTGGAAAAGTGGAATTCGCTGCCGAAGAACTACCAGGCGATTCTCACCAACGCGATGGCCAACGCCAATAGCTGGATGGCCGCGCGCTACGACATGCAGAACCCGACGGCGTTGAAGCGTCTGGTTGCCGGCGGCACCCAGCTTCGTCCGTTCACCAACGAAGTGCTGGAAGCCTGCCTGAAGGCGACCAACGAACTGTGGGGCGAACTCTCGGCCAAGAACGCCGACTTCAAGAAGTCGATCGACGCGATGCAGGCCTACCGTTCCGACCAGTATCTGTGGTGGCAGGTTGCCGAATACACCTTCGACACCTTCATGATCCGCTCGCGCACCCGCGGCTGA
- a CDS encoding integrase core domain-containing protein, producing MRDNSYDRTIERNYLQKWRFLIPEYEAVKAGRSDTFRRVGDFYRHHGTCSQTFRKYYNRYLRSGAEADLLPQRRGPKWRERREPEGIEAEIVACRHRGMNRYEIHAALRERRDTLPSPSTIYRVLKRYQLNRRTPAMREEKRRIIKDKLGELGHVDLHQLPRDMFLAPPSSSAYIVSLLDSCSRLAWAEVITSKKALPVMFRTLKMINTLNVTYGLVFAEILSDNGSEFASRNHPEEHPFEAMLLELGIKHRYTRPYRPQTNGKVERFWRTLDDDVIDGATFDSLDHFANELFEYLVYYNNHRPHQALGGQTPKDFALAKTQAIQSAN from the coding sequence ATGCGCGACAACAGCTACGACCGGACGATTGAGCGCAATTATCTTCAGAAATGGCGGTTCCTGATCCCGGAGTATGAGGCGGTAAAGGCCGGGCGGTCGGACACATTCCGCCGGGTCGGGGATTTTTACCGTCATCACGGGACGTGCTCGCAGACCTTCCGGAAATATTACAACCGGTATCTGCGGAGCGGCGCGGAGGCTGACCTACTGCCGCAGCGCCGCGGGCCGAAGTGGCGGGAGCGGCGCGAGCCGGAAGGGATCGAGGCCGAGATCGTCGCCTGCCGCCACCGCGGCATGAACCGCTACGAGATCCATGCAGCCTTGCGTGAGCGGCGCGATACGCTACCCTCGCCATCGACCATCTATCGGGTTCTGAAACGCTATCAGTTGAACCGCCGCACGCCGGCCATGCGTGAGGAGAAGCGTCGCATTATCAAGGACAAGCTCGGCGAATTGGGCCACGTCGACCTGCATCAGCTACCGCGTGACATGTTCCTCGCGCCACCCTCAAGCTCGGCCTATATTGTCAGCCTGCTCGACAGTTGCTCGCGCCTGGCCTGGGCTGAGGTCATTACCTCGAAGAAGGCGCTGCCGGTCATGTTCCGGACGCTGAAGATGATCAATACCCTGAACGTCACCTACGGGCTCGTGTTTGCCGAAATCCTGTCCGACAACGGCTCCGAGTTCGCTTCCCGCAATCACCCTGAAGAGCATCCCTTCGAGGCCATGCTGCTCGAGCTCGGCATCAAACACCGCTACACCAGGCCGTACCGGCCGCAGACGAATGGCAAGGTCGAGCGCTTCTGGCGCACCCTCGATGACGACGTCATCGACGGTGCGACCTTCGACAGCCTCGATCACTTCGCCAACGAACTCTTCGAATACCTCGTCTACTACAATAATCACCGTCCCCATCAGGCCCTCGGCGGGCAAACCCCAAAGGACTTCGCCTTGGCCAAAACCCAAGCCATTCAATCAGCGAATTAA
- a CDS encoding TRAP transporter small permease subunit, with amino-acid sequence MRPMLAISESIDWLNQRLGDVCNFLVLAACVVSAGNAMIRYAFGYSSNSWLELQWYMFAIFVMFGASYTFKRNEHVRVEILYLMLSERGQLWLDLIGTLCFLIPSCLLLSYLSWPFFMQAYNVGEVSSNAGGLVRWPIKIVVPVGFVLLALQGVSEVIKRIAALKGYVVIDAKYERPTQ; translated from the coding sequence ATGCGCCCAATGCTGGCAATCAGTGAAAGTATCGACTGGCTCAATCAGAGACTGGGCGACGTCTGCAATTTCCTCGTGTTGGCGGCCTGCGTGGTCAGCGCGGGCAATGCAATGATCCGCTACGCGTTCGGCTACAGCTCCAATAGCTGGCTCGAACTGCAGTGGTACATGTTCGCCATCTTCGTGATGTTCGGCGCCTCCTACACCTTCAAGCGCAACGAGCATGTCCGGGTCGAAATTCTCTATCTGATGCTGTCCGAGCGCGGCCAGCTCTGGCTCGACCTGATCGGGACGCTGTGCTTCCTGATCCCGTCCTGCCTGCTGCTCAGCTACCTGTCTTGGCCGTTCTTCATGCAGGCTTACAACGTCGGCGAAGTTTCGAGCAATGCTGGCGGCCTGGTGCGCTGGCCGATCAAGATCGTGGTCCCGGTCGGCTTCGTGCTGCTGGCGCTGCAAGGTGTCTCCGAGGTGATCAAGCGCATCGCTGCACTGAAGGGTTATGTCGTGATCGATGCGAAATACGAGAGGCCTACGCAATGA
- a CDS encoding TRAP transporter large permease yields the protein MITLEMMPPMMFGGLVLAMLIGFPVAFTLAALGLAFGFLSIHLGFFDLNFLQAIPGRIFGSVLSNELLLAIPFFTFMGAILERCGLAEDMLDSMGQLFGPIRGGLGYSVIIVGFILGAITGTVAAQVIAMALISMPVMIRYGYNMRYITGVLAASGTITQLVPPSLVLIVLADQLGKSVGDMYLGAWGPSVFQIFLFAGYTFLLSIIKPDHVPAVPKTALTLTGWPLWKKCLLGIIPSAVLIFVVLGTMMLGLATPTEAGAMGAIGAIVLAAIHHKELSSTGHKMILIGIIATGIGTIIGMLLGDGKLFKLTFAVVYIAVVWICLEAVRIPDLRDLIKQGYETTMRISTMVVFILIGSTCFSVVFLGVSGGVWLEHMLTSIPGGVWGFLIFINLFIFFLAFFLDFFEIAFIILPMIAPIAQKVLAPVVGPDAALIWFGVMLCVNMQTSFLHPPFGFALFYLRGVAPKEVKSSDIYWGALPWIGLQLIMVAIVIAFPVVVTGLLDKPLDVDLSKVRIEVPQIELPPLDFGQPSK from the coding sequence ATGATCACGCTGGAGATGATGCCGCCGATGATGTTCGGCGGCCTGGTTCTGGCCATGCTGATCGGCTTCCCGGTGGCGTTCACGCTCGCCGCGCTTGGCCTCGCCTTCGGCTTCCTCTCGATCCACCTCGGATTCTTCGACCTCAACTTCCTGCAGGCGATCCCGGGGCGAATCTTCGGCAGCGTGCTTTCCAACGAACTCTTGCTGGCGATCCCGTTCTTCACCTTCATGGGTGCTATTCTCGAGCGCTGCGGCCTCGCCGAAGACATGCTGGATTCGATGGGCCAGCTGTTCGGCCCGATCCGCGGCGGCCTCGGCTATTCCGTCATCATCGTCGGCTTCATTCTCGGCGCCATCACCGGAACGGTGGCGGCGCAGGTCATCGCCATGGCGCTGATCTCGATGCCGGTCATGATCCGCTACGGCTACAACATGCGCTACATCACCGGCGTGCTGGCGGCCTCGGGCACCATCACCCAGCTGGTGCCGCCCTCGCTGGTGCTGATCGTGCTCGCCGACCAGCTCGGCAAATCGGTCGGCGACATGTATCTCGGCGCCTGGGGACCGTCGGTATTCCAGATCTTCCTGTTCGCCGGCTACACCTTCCTGCTCAGCATCATCAAGCCGGACCACGTGCCGGCAGTGCCGAAGACGGCGCTGACGCTGACCGGCTGGCCTCTCTGGAAAAAATGCCTGCTCGGCATCATTCCTTCCGCCGTGCTGATCTTCGTGGTGCTGGGCACCATGATGCTGGGCCTCGCGACGCCAACGGAAGCCGGCGCGATGGGCGCCATCGGCGCCATCGTGCTCGCCGCGATCCACCACAAGGAGCTCAGTTCGACCGGGCACAAGATGATCCTCATCGGCATCATCGCCACCGGCATCGGCACCATCATCGGAATGCTGCTCGGCGACGGAAAGCTCTTCAAACTGACGTTTGCGGTGGTCTACATCGCCGTGGTCTGGATCTGCCTCGAAGCCGTCCGCATTCCGGACCTGCGCGACCTGATCAAGCAGGGCTACGAGACCACCATGCGCATCTCCACCATGGTGGTGTTCATCCTGATCGGCTCGACCTGCTTCTCGGTGGTGTTCCTCGGCGTCTCCGGCGGCGTCTGGCTCGAGCACATGCTGACCTCGATCCCGGGCGGCGTCTGGGGCTTCCTGATCTTCATCAACCTCTTCATCTTCTTCCTGGCGTTCTTCCTCGACTTCTTCGAGATCGCCTTCATCATCCTGCCGATGATCGCGCCGATCGCGCAGAAGGTACTGGCGCCGGTGGTCGGGCCCGATGCCGCGCTGATCTGGTTCGGCGTCATGCTCTGCGTCAACATGCAGACCTCGTTCCTGCATCCGCCGTTCGGCTTCGCGCTGTTCTACCTGCGCGGCGTGGCGCCGAAGGAAGTCAAGAGCTCCGACATCTACTGGGGCGCACTGCCCTGGATTGGACTGCAGCTGATCATGGTGGCGATCGTGATCGCCTTCCCGGTCGTGGTCACCGGCCTGCTCGACAAGCCGCTCGACGTCGACCTCTCCAAGGTCAGGATCGAGGTGCCGCAGATCGAATTGCCACCGCTCGATTTCGGCCAGCCTTCGAAATAG
- a CDS encoding Mrp/NBP35 family ATP-binding protein, producing MSVTQQQVIDALAKVASPRGVPLSNANVLSAITVTDGKVFFSINVDAAEARAWESVRAQAEAAVRAISGVTVAMIALTAERKAGAPAPAPQSAPHSHSHARSAGVQPVAAHRPPQSPASPMSKQSEIPGVAAVIAVASGKGGVGKSTTALNLALGLRDLGLRVGLLDADIYGPSVPRLTGIHEKPALDDNRKMIPIQRFGLSIMSIGFLVEEDTAMIWRGPMVMSAITQMLRDVAWGTLDILVVDMPPGTGDAQLTLAQNVPLKGAVIISTPQDLSLIDARRGLAMFRKVNVPVLGIVENMSYFQCPECGTRSDIFGHGGARHEAERLGVPFLGEIPLHMSIRTSSDAGNPVVASEPDGPHAAIYRAIGVQVRDQLKGAIAAA from the coding sequence GTGAGCGTTACGCAGCAACAGGTTATCGATGCCCTCGCCAAGGTGGCGTCGCCGCGCGGCGTTCCCTTGAGCAACGCCAATGTGCTGTCGGCGATCACGGTCACCGACGGCAAGGTGTTCTTTTCGATCAATGTCGACGCGGCGGAAGCCCGCGCCTGGGAGAGCGTGCGCGCGCAGGCCGAAGCTGCGGTGCGCGCAATATCAGGTGTCACCGTCGCCATGATCGCGCTGACGGCCGAGCGCAAGGCAGGAGCGCCGGCGCCCGCGCCGCAAAGCGCGCCCCATTCCCATTCTCATGCGCGTAGCGCCGGCGTGCAGCCGGTCGCAGCCCACAGGCCGCCGCAAAGCCCGGCGTCGCCGATGTCAAAACAATCGGAAATTCCGGGCGTCGCCGCCGTGATCGCGGTGGCATCGGGCAAGGGCGGCGTCGGCAAGTCGACCACCGCGCTCAACCTGGCGCTGGGCCTGCGCGATCTGGGCCTGCGCGTCGGGCTGCTCGATGCCGATATCTACGGCCCCTCGGTGCCGAGGCTGACCGGCATTCACGAAAAGCCTGCGCTCGACGACAACCGCAAGATGATCCCGATCCAGCGCTTCGGGCTTTCGATCATGTCGATCGGTTTTCTGGTCGAGGAAGACACCGCGATGATCTGGCGCGGCCCGATGGTGATGTCGGCGATCACCCAGATGTTGCGCGATGTGGCGTGGGGTACGCTCGACATTCTCGTCGTCGACATGCCGCCCGGCACCGGCGACGCGCAACTGACGCTGGCGCAGAACGTGCCGTTGAAGGGCGCGGTGATCATCTCGACCCCGCAGGACCTTTCCCTGATCGATGCGCGGCGGGGCCTTGCCATGTTTCGGAAGGTCAACGTGCCCGTGCTCGGCATCGTCGAGAACATGAGCTATTTCCAGTGCCCGGAGTGCGGCACCCGGTCGGACATTTTCGGCCACGGCGGCGCGCGGCACGAGGCGGAGCGGCTGGGCGTGCCGTTCCTCGGCGAAATCCCGCTGCATATGTCGATCAGGACCTCGTCGGATGCCGGTAATCCGGTGGTCGCCAGCGAGCCCGACGGGCCGCACGCGGCGATTTATCGCGCCATCGGCGTCCAGGTTCGCGACCAGCTCAAGGGCGCCATCGCCGCGGCCTGA
- a CDS encoding TRAP transporter substrate-binding protein gives MKRRDFIKVTGLAAAGAATLAAPAIAQSMPEIKWRMTTSWPKSLDTLHGGAEMMAKVVGEATDNKFQIQTFAAGEIVPGLQVLDAVQNATVEMGHTASYYYFGKDPTFTFGSSVPFGPNSRINQAWYMLGGGKELLNEFYKSYNVTSLLAGNTGCQMGGWFRKEINTVDDLKGLKFRIGGFAGRVMQKLGCVPQQLAGGDIYPALEKGTIDGAEWVGPYDDEKLGFFKVAPHYYYPGWWEGGPMLLAIVNLDKWNALPKYYQSVLEQAGHLANNWMMARYDQANPLALKKLLAAGTKLHAFPPAVMEASFKAAKELHSEVAATNPNFKKILESLTSFSNNGYQWFQVAEVGYDNFMARHSQS, from the coding sequence ATGAAGCGAAGAGACTTTATCAAGGTCACCGGCCTCGCTGCCGCGGGCGCAGCTACGCTGGCGGCGCCGGCCATCGCGCAGTCGATGCCGGAGATCAAGTGGCGGATGACCACGAGCTGGCCGAAATCGCTCGATACGCTGCACGGCGGCGCCGAGATGATGGCCAAGGTGGTCGGCGAAGCCACCGACAACAAATTCCAGATCCAGACCTTTGCCGCAGGTGAGATCGTTCCGGGTCTGCAGGTGCTCGACGCGGTGCAGAACGCCACCGTCGAAATGGGGCACACCGCCTCCTACTATTATTTCGGCAAGGATCCGACCTTCACCTTCGGCTCGTCGGTGCCGTTCGGACCGAACTCGCGCATCAACCAGGCCTGGTACATGCTGGGCGGCGGCAAGGAGCTCCTGAACGAGTTCTACAAGAGCTACAACGTCACCTCGCTTTTGGCCGGCAACACCGGCTGCCAGATGGGCGGCTGGTTCCGCAAGGAGATCAACACCGTCGACGATCTCAAGGGACTGAAATTCCGCATCGGCGGCTTTGCCGGCCGCGTCATGCAGAAGCTCGGTTGCGTCCCGCAGCAGCTTGCGGGCGGCGACATCTATCCGGCGCTGGAGAAGGGCACGATCGACGGCGCCGAATGGGTCGGTCCGTATGACGACGAGAAGCTCGGCTTCTTCAAGGTCGCGCCGCACTACTACTATCCCGGCTGGTGGGAAGGCGGCCCGATGCTGCTGGCGATCGTCAACCTCGACAAGTGGAACGCACTGCCGAAATATTATCAGAGCGTTCTCGAACAGGCCGGCCACCTCGCCAACAACTGGATGATGGCGCGATACGACCAGGCCAATCCGCTGGCGCTGAAGAAGCTGCTCGCCGCCGGCACCAAGCTGCACGCATTCCCGCCCGCGGTGATGGAAGCCTCCTTCAAGGCGGCAAAGGAGCTGCACAGCGAAGTTGCCGCGACCAACCCCAACTTCAAGAAGATCCTGGAATCGCTGACCAGCTTCTCCAACAACGGCTATCAGTGGTTCCAGGTCGCCGAAGTCGGTTACGACAATTTCATGGCGCGTCACTCGCAGAGCTGA
- a CDS encoding sensor histidine kinase: MSNPAEKPEVVQLPAETPAAAPVNSRRAAAQRVREARDRLTSTSGTRPAFDTELLRQYAQTRMSASYVVMLLVVATGVLFGLWMQPLWSAAWTVGMLCIHAAIIRNCAKFLAEKPSLAATRKWRTRFVLLDLLYGLCWTAILIHPAGLDVVSNTMMMFLMLLVIAVSSMLAASLPIAALAATAPVTAAIALNFVLAGTFDNYVLALLAIAAEGYFALLAHRLHSTTLATLEARAEKDALIGELEQAKAISDEARHRAESANVAKSRFLAQMSHELRTPLNAILGFSEVMKSEIFGPHTVPVYKEYSADIHNSGVHLLNLINEILDLSRIEAGRYELNEEAVSLVHVVADCHHLLKLRATSRGITIHEVFEQGMPRIWGDERATRQIVLNLLSNSIKFTPQGGEIWLKVGWTASGGQYLSVKDTGSGIAEDEIPIVLASFGQGSNSIKSAEQGAGLGLPIAKSLIDMHGGTFTLKSKLRIGTEVIVTFPPERVMSALAPMAEEAPPLQPENATVPAEEKRRARNKPIMSAGTGL; this comes from the coding sequence ATGAGTAATCCCGCAGAAAAGCCCGAAGTTGTCCAGCTTCCGGCCGAAACGCCTGCAGCAGCGCCGGTCAACAGCCGTCGCGCCGCGGCGCAGCGGGTGCGCGAGGCGCGCGATCGGTTAACGTCGACGTCGGGAACCCGCCCGGCTTTCGATACCGAGTTGCTCCGGCAATACGCCCAGACCCGGATGTCGGCCTCCTATGTCGTGATGTTGCTGGTGGTTGCCACCGGCGTGCTGTTCGGCCTGTGGATGCAACCGCTGTGGTCGGCGGCCTGGACCGTCGGCATGCTCTGCATCCACGCCGCGATCATCCGCAACTGCGCCAAGTTCCTCGCCGAGAAGCCTTCGCTCGCCGCGACGCGCAAATGGCGCACCCGCTTCGTGCTACTCGACCTGCTCTACGGCCTGTGCTGGACCGCGATCCTGATCCACCCGGCCGGCCTCGACGTCGTCTCCAACACCATGATGATGTTTTTGATGCTGCTGGTGATCGCGGTATCGAGCATGCTGGCGGCGAGCCTGCCGATCGCGGCATTGGCGGCGACCGCGCCGGTGACGGCCGCGATCGCGCTCAATTTCGTGCTGGCCGGCACGTTCGACAATTACGTGCTGGCATTGCTGGCGATCGCCGCCGAAGGCTATTTCGCGCTGCTCGCCCATCGGCTGCACTCGACGACGCTGGCGACGCTGGAAGCGCGCGCCGAAAAGGACGCGCTGATCGGCGAACTCGAACAGGCCAAGGCGATTTCCGACGAGGCGCGGCACCGCGCCGAATCCGCCAACGTCGCCAAATCGCGCTTCCTGGCGCAGATGAGCCATGAGCTGCGCACGCCGCTGAATGCGATCCTCGGATTTTCCGAGGTGATGAAGAGCGAGATTTTCGGGCCGCACACCGTGCCGGTCTACAAGGAATACTCCGCCGACATCCACAATTCCGGCGTCCATCTGCTCAACCTGATCAACGAGATTCTCGACCTGTCGCGGATCGAGGCCGGCCGCTACGAGCTCAATGAGGAAGCGGTGTCGCTGGTGCACGTCGTCGCCGACTGCCATCATCTGTTGAAGCTGCGCGCGACCAGCCGCGGCATCACCATCCACGAAGTGTTCGAGCAGGGCATGCCGCGGATCTGGGGCGACGAACGCGCGACGCGCCAGATCGTGCTCAACCTGCTGTCGAACTCGATCAAGTTCACGCCGCAGGGCGGCGAGATCTGGCTGAAGGTCGGCTGGACCGCGTCGGGCGGCCAGTATCTCAGCGTCAAGGACACCGGCTCCGGCATTGCCGAGGACGAGATCCCGATCGTGCTGGCGTCGTTCGGCCAGGGCTCCAACTCGATCAAGTCGGCCGAGCAAGGCGCCGGCCTTGGCCTGCCGATCGCGAAAAGCCTGATCGACATGCACGGCGGCACTTTTACGCTGAAATCGAAGCTGCGGATCGGCACCGAGGTCATCGTCACCTTCCCGCCGGAGCGGGTGATGTCTGCACTGGCGCCGATGGCAGAGGAAGCGCCGCCCCTGCAGCCGGAAAACGCCACCGTTCCCGCCGAAGAAAAGCGCCGGGCGCGCAACAAACCGATCATGAGTGCCGGAACCGGACTGTAG